A genomic region of Papaver somniferum cultivar HN1 chromosome 7, ASM357369v1, whole genome shotgun sequence contains the following coding sequences:
- the LOC113299773 gene encoding molybdate transporter 1-like has protein sequence MSHQEHQLHHQQHVEPQNSAQPAKPTARFPANLFSKGMDNLRFRSKWAELNGAMGDLGTYIPIVIALTLAKDLNLGVTLIFTGFYNIITGLIYGVPMPVQPMKSIAAVAISSSNEEFGIPEIMAAGICTGGILFFLGITGLMGLVYKIIPLPVVRGIQLSQGLSFALTSVKYIRKNQDFLKGKAGVDRQWLGLDGLVLALVCAGFIIIVNGAGEETENDSHNRERDQVDSEFHNENSDRRLRSKLWKILFSLPSAVIVFLLGIILAFIRQPGIAKQIRFGPSNVNIVKISRHAWKQGFIKGTIPQLPLSVLNSVIAVCKLSSDLFPGKDFSATSVSVSVGVMNLAGCWLGAMPCCHGAGGLAGQYKFGGRSGGCVAILGAAKLVLGLVIGSSLVKILTEFPVGLLGVLLLFAGIELAMTSKDMNSKEEAFVMLVCTAVSIGYNAAVGFVGGIILYLLLKLRNLSKSENASPGNCFRGNP, from the coding sequence atgtctcaccAAGAACACCAATTGCATCACCAACAGCATGTTGAACCCCAAAATTCTGCACAACCCGCGAAGCCGACTGCACGATTTCCGGCTAATCTTTTTAGCAAGGGAATGGATAATTTGAGGTTTCGATCGAAATGGGCAGAATTGAATGGTGCAATGGGTGATTTAGGTACCTATATACCTATAGTCATTGCATTAACATTAGCTAAGGATCTTAATCTTGGTGTAACACTGATATTTACTGGTTTTTATAATATTATTACTGGTTTGATTTACGGTGTGCCGATGCCTGTACAACCTATGAAGTCAATTGCAGCTGTTGCTATATCATCGAGCAATGAGGAGTTCGGTATTCCAGAGATAATGGCGGCTGGAATTTGTACAGGAGGGATATTATTCTTTCTTGGCATTACTGGACTGATGGGTCTTGTTTATAAGATAATTCCACTGCCTGTTGTTAGAGGAATTCAACTCTCCCAAGGTTTATCTTTCGCATTGACATCGGTTAAATACATTCGGAAGAATCAGGACTTTTTGAAAGGGAAGGCCGGTGTTGATAGACAATGGTTAGGGTTGGATGGATTGGTTTTAGCTCTTGTCTGTGCtggttttattattattgttaatgGTGCAGGTGAAGAGACAGAAAATGACAGTCATAATAGAGAAAGAGATCAAGTTGATAGTGAATTTCATAATGAGAATTCTGATAGGAGATTAAGGAGTAAACTATGGAAGATTCTATTCTCATTACCTTCAGCTGTGATTGTGTTCTTATTGGGAATAATACTAGCTTTCATTAGACAGCCTGGGATTGCAAAGCAGATAAGGTTTGGACCATCTAATGTAAATATTGTGAAGATTTCTCGGCATGCGTGGAAACAAGGGTTCATTAAAGGTACAATTCCACAACTACCGTTATCAGTATTGAATTCTGTTATTGCAGTGTGTAAGTTATCGTCAGATCTTTTCCCGGGTAAGGATTTCTCGGCGACATCAGTATCGGTTAGTGTTGGGGTAATGAACTTGGCTGGATGCTGGCTTGGTGCCATGCCATGTTGTCATGGCGCAGGAGGATTAGCTGGGCAGTATAAATTTGGAGGAAGGAGTGGTGGTTGTGTTGCAATTCTTGGTGCAGCTAAACTTGTGCTGGGTTTAGTTATAGGAAGTTCACTAGTGAAAATCCTAACTGAATTTCCAGTGGGATTGTTAGGAGTTTTGCTTTTGTTTGCAGGAATTGAATTGGCCATGACTTCAAAAGATATGAATTCCAAGGAGGAAGCATTCGTAATGCTTGTCTGCACAGCAGTGTCAATTGGTTATAATGCAGCAGTAGGGTTTGTTGGTGGGATCATCCTTTATTTGCTTCTTAAGCTAAGGAATTTGAGCAAGAGTGAAAATGCAAGCCCGGGAAATTGTTTCCGTGGGAATCCATAA
- the LOC113293457 gene encoding uncharacterized protein LOC113293457: MKQNVGESLYECLERYKRLVASWPHHQFSDAMIIQYFYEGLQPSDMNLIDAASSGALMNKTVTHARELIESMAASSQQFSSRGSEPPTKGVNQVDEIIELRQQMSNMMAMMQKITTVVVKPSHPAYENVEHVNAIFSTQPYGIYSNTYEQVVRTSSVYNHPSEFQQQVQQPQEAQNSELAKMVTLVEALMSVVQQNH, encoded by the coding sequence atgaagcaaaatgtgggagaatcgtTGTATGAATGTTTGGAACGGTACAAGAGATTGGTAGCAAGCTGGCCTcatcaccaatttagtgacgcaatgattatccaatacttctatgaaggtctccaaccaagtgatatgaatcTTATCGACGCTGCAAGTAGTGGTGCACTTATGAACAAGACGGTGACAcatgctagagagttgattgagagtatggcagcaagttctcaacaattttcaagtcgtggatcAGAACCACCTACCAAGGGAGTTAATCAAGTTGACGAGATTATTGAATTACGTCAACAAATGAGCAATATGATGGCAATGATGCAAAAAATTACAACAGTGGTTGTAAAACCATCACACCCAGCTTATGAGAACGTAGAGCATGTCAATGCTATATTCTCAACTCAGCCGTATGGTATTTACTCCAACACTTACGAGCAAGTTGTAAGAACAAGTTCTGTTTACAACCATCCGAGTGAGTTCCAACAACAAGTGCAACAACCGCAAGAAGCCCAAAATTCAGAATTGGCAAAGATGGTTACTTTGGTGGAGGCTCTAATGTCCGTGGTACAACAAAATCATTAA